The DNA region TCGGGCCCGCCATGATCCCCCTGCTGACCATGGGTATCCCTGGCAGCCCCACGGCCGCGGTTCTTCTGGGCGGACTGCTCATCCACGGCCTCTTCCCCGGCCCGGACCTGTTCACCAAGCACGCCGATGTTGCCTACACCTTCATCGCCAGCATGATCGTCGCCCAGGTGGCCATGGTGGTCTTCGGAATCATGATTTCCCGTTACTCGCACATCGTCATGAACATCCCCAACATCTTCATGGTGGCGGCTGTGACAGTACTCTGCGTCTACGGTTCCTACAGCGTCCAGAACAGCATGGACGACGTCATCATCATGTTCTGCCTGGGCCTCTTCATGTACCTGAGCAGCCGCAACTCCTTCTCACCAGCCCCGATTGTTCTCGGGCTCATCCTCGGCCCCCTGGCCGAGGACAACTTCAGCCGGGGCAAGATCATCGCGCAGACCGGCGACGGCCTGGCCAGCTACTTCCTGTCGGGCGGCGTCAACATGATCGTCATTGGCTTGTGCGCCCTCTCCATCGGCTGGAGCATCTACAGCGAGTACAAGCTGGCGCGAAACAAGGCGACCCGTCTCCGTGAAGAAGAGCAGCACGCCGCCGCCACCCTGTCCGAAGCATAAGGAGTTTTCAGCATGATAAACGCACGCAAACGCATTCTCGAAACAACCGTCATGTTCGTCATACCGGTGGTTGCCCTCCATATGCTGGATGACATTTCCATAAATGATGTCAAGACCTTCCCGAAGTACATTTGCTACGGGATGCTGTTCCTGGCCGTCATCAACGTCATCCAGCTTGTGGTCTACCTGAACAAGATCAGACCCATACAATGGCCCACCTCCCTGCGCTGGTCGTCGCCTTTCAAGGGCGGTCCCATTCCCTTCCCGACACGGCGCGTTGTCATCTCCCTGGTCCTTATGACCGCCTACATATTCACCATGGAGACGATCGGATTCTACCTCGCCGGGTTCCTGTACTTCCTGCTGATCCTGCTCGCCCTTGATCCGGCGAAGCCGTCACTGGCCAGCACAGGGAAAAAAGCACTCTACGCGCTTATTTTCATGGCGGTGATCTACCTTCTCTTCAGTGAAATGCTCGGTGTGGTCATCCCGAGTGGAATAGCACTGTAACTTAACTGTATTCTGGAGGATTTGATGAAAAAGTTATTATTCTCGCTATGCCTTCTGGTTCTGGCACTCTGCGGCTTCTCTGGCCCTGCCTTCGGCGCATACCCGGACAAGCCCCTCTCCATGGTCGTGACCTACCCGCCCGGAGGCGCCACAGACTTCCAGGCCCGTATCGTGACAACCCTGGCCTCGGACGAGAAGTTCTTTGGTCAGCCAATCGTGGTGATCAACAAGCCCGGTGCGGGCGGCCGAGTCGGCTGGAACTGGTTCGCCGAAAAAGCGCCCACCGACGGTTACTGGCTGAGCACCTACAACGCCCCGCACTTCATCGCCCAGAGTCTTGTCTACAAGGCCTCGCGGTTTTCCATGGAAAGCTTCGAGCCCGTGGCCACCTGGGGGGCTGATCCGGCCGTGTTGATCGTACCCAAGGACAGCCCCTTCAAGACCGTGAAGGACCTTGTCGATTTCGCCAAGGCCAACCCTGGCAAGGTCACCGTGAACGGCGCCGGTCTCTATGTCGGTCACCACATCGCCATGTTGCAGCTGGCCAAGGCCGCAGGCATCGAGCTGACCTACGTTCCTGAGCAGGGAGGCACCCCGGCTCTGCAGAGCGTCATGAGCGGCAAGGTCATGGCCGGTTTCAACAATCTCGCCGACGCCTTCCGCAACCGCGAAAACGTGAACATCCTGGCGATCGCCGACCTGCAGCGCCATCCCTATATCGAGGACGTACCCACGTTCATCGAGGAAGGAATCGAAGTAGACAACTCGAGTGTGAACTATCGCGGCATCATTCTGCCCAAGGGTGTCGACCAGGAGACCATCGACGCTTGCGAGAAGGCGCTCGTCGCCATGTTCAACACCCCCAAGGTCAAGGATCTCATGGCCCAGAGCGGTAGCCCGTTGCTTGTTCTCAATCGCCAGCAAACGATCGAGCTGTTTGCCAAGGTGAAGAAGAACCTTCAGGAGCTTCTGAAGGACATCAAGCAATAGGCACCCCTAAGGATGCGCCGGCGCGAACCACAGCCCGCCGGCGCATCCGCCGGTTCCGGCACACTGTTCCGAACATATTATTTTGGGGAAATGCCATGAATAACTGCAGTTGCAGCCCGTTGAAGGCCGTGGTTCTGGACTGGGCCGGCACTTCCGTGGACTACGGTTGCCTTGGGCCGGTCATGGCATTTCAAGAGGTTTTCCGTTCGCGCTTCATCGAGCCGACCGTCGAGGAAGTCCGCGTCCATATGGGTATGGACAAGCTCGAACACTTCAAGGCCATCAGCGCCATGCCCCGCATCCGGAAGCTGTGGGCTGCCATTTTCGGGAAGGAGCCGGCAGAGGCCGACTTTGACGCCATGAACAGGCATTTCGAAGAGGTCAGGACAAACACCCTCCACGAGCACTCCCAGCTGGTTCCCGGACTGATCGATACCGTCTCCGCCCTGCGCGGCATGGGCCTGCGCATCGGGTCCACCACAGGCTACAACGCCCGGGTCGCCGACCTCATACGATCCGAGGCCGCCCGACACGGCTACTGGCCCGATTGCCTGGTCAGCTCCTCCGATGTGCCCTCGGGGCGGCCCAATCCGTGGATGTGCTTCCGCAACGCCATGGAGCTCGGGACATATCCGATGTCGGCCATGGTCAAGGTCGGAGATACGGCCTTTGATGTGCTGGAAGGGCTCAATGCGGGCATGTGGGCTGTGGCTGTGACGACCTCCGGCAACGAAATGGGCCTGTCACTGGACGAAATCCAGGCCATGGACTCTGCCGAAGTCACCCGCCGCCAGCGCTCTATACGCAGGCGCATGGAATCCATCGGAGCGCATTTCGTCATTACGGATATTCAGGAGCTGGTGCCTGTCCTGGAAAAAATCAACCAGCTCTTGAACGAGGGAATCAGCCCGGACGACTACCTCGCATGGCTGCAAGCCGTTCGTGCGGAACACAACAACACCACGGAGACCAATGTATGTTCACCATCGTTGCGCGCGAGGAAATGGCCGCAGGCACGGTCATCCTGAACGAGATTCTAGCACCGTCCATCGCGGCCAAGGCCCGGCCAGGGCAATTTCTGATTCTCAAGGCGAACGAAAAAGGGGAGCGTATCCCCCTGACCATGGCCGAGACCGATCCTGAAAAAGGTACCGTCACCGTCATTTACATGGTGGTGGGTAAAAGCACCGAACTTTTTAAACGCCTCAAGGTCGGCGAGACCTACCAGGATGTCATCGGTCCTCTGGGCCAGCCCACCCATATCGAACCCGGCAAGAACGTAATCTGCGTGGGCGGCGGCACCGGCGTGGCTGTGCTGCACCCCATCGCCCGCGGCATGAAGCAGGCCGGTTGCAACGTCACCTCCATCATCGGCGCGCGCAACAAGGACCTGATCATCCTTGAGGACAAGATGCGCCTGGCCTCCCATGAGCTGCACGTCTGCACGGACGACGGCTCCTATGGCCACGCGGGCTTCGTGA from Oceanidesulfovibrio marinus includes:
- a CDS encoding tripartite tricarboxylate transporter TctB family protein, whose translation is MINARKRILETTVMFVIPVVALHMLDDISINDVKTFPKYICYGMLFLAVINVIQLVVYLNKIRPIQWPTSLRWSSPFKGGPIPFPTRRVVISLVLMTAYIFTMETIGFYLAGFLYFLLILLALDPAKPSLASTGKKALYALIFMAVIYLLFSEMLGVVIPSGIAL
- a CDS encoding tripartite tricarboxylate transporter substrate binding protein, producing the protein MKKLLFSLCLLVLALCGFSGPAFGAYPDKPLSMVVTYPPGGATDFQARIVTTLASDEKFFGQPIVVINKPGAGGRVGWNWFAEKAPTDGYWLSTYNAPHFIAQSLVYKASRFSMESFEPVATWGADPAVLIVPKDSPFKTVKDLVDFAKANPGKVTVNGAGLYVGHHIAMLQLAKAAGIELTYVPEQGGTPALQSVMSGKVMAGFNNLADAFRNRENVNILAIADLQRHPYIEDVPTFIEEGIEVDNSSVNYRGIILPKGVDQETIDACEKALVAMFNTPKVKDLMAQSGSPLLVLNRQQTIELFAKVKKNLQELLKDIKQ
- the phnX gene encoding phosphonoacetaldehyde hydrolase; its protein translation is MNNCSCSPLKAVVLDWAGTSVDYGCLGPVMAFQEVFRSRFIEPTVEEVRVHMGMDKLEHFKAISAMPRIRKLWAAIFGKEPAEADFDAMNRHFEEVRTNTLHEHSQLVPGLIDTVSALRGMGLRIGSTTGYNARVADLIRSEAARHGYWPDCLVSSSDVPSGRPNPWMCFRNAMELGTYPMSAMVKVGDTAFDVLEGLNAGMWAVAVTTSGNEMGLSLDEIQAMDSAEVTRRQRSIRRRMESIGAHFVITDIQELVPVLEKINQLLNEGISPDDYLAWLQAVRAEHNNTTETNVCSPSLRARKWPQARSS
- a CDS encoding sulfide/dihydroorotate dehydrogenase-like FAD/NAD-binding protein; its protein translation is MFTIVAREEMAAGTVILNEILAPSIAAKARPGQFLILKANEKGERIPLTMAETDPEKGTVTVIYMVVGKSTELFKRLKVGETYQDVIGPLGQPTHIEPGKNVICVGGGTGVAVLHPIARGMKQAGCNVTSIIGARNKDLIILEDKMRLASHELHVCTDDGSYGHAGFVTEVLKEKLKDGGVDQVVAIGPVPMMKFVSQMTREFGVPTMVSLNPIMIDGTGMCGGCRVTVGGEIKFGCVDGPEFDGHQVDFDELMLRLKAYAAEERCSHERCACEERGAQ